In a genomic window of bacterium:
- the radC gene encoding DNA repair protein RadC: protein MNEYKSFTIHDLPISERPRERLQKFGAEALSAQEILALILGRGIAGESVMVTAQRLLTTFGNVKAISEASLEELAKVRGIDQAKASQIKAAFELAKRGDEEVGERVSIKSAEDVAKLVRPRLKDKKKEYFLILSLDTRNNLTKISEISIGSLNANLVHPREVFKEAIQSVANSVILVHNHPSGNPEPSEDDLLITKRLIEAGKILGIEITDHIIIAKTGFYSFKEKRLI from the coding sequence ATGAACGAATATAAATCTTTCACTATTCATGACCTGCCAATTTCGGAAAGACCGCGGGAGCGATTGCAGAAATTTGGCGCGGAAGCACTCTCTGCTCAGGAGATTTTAGCCTTGATTTTAGGAAGGGGGATTGCTGGGGAGTCGGTAATGGTTACTGCTCAAAGGTTATTGACTACCTTTGGCAATGTCAAGGCAATCTCCGAAGCCTCGCTTGAAGAATTGGCAAAGGTGCGTGGCATAGATCAAGCCAAAGCCTCGCAAATCAAAGCCGCATTTGAGCTGGCAAAAAGAGGCGATGAGGAAGTAGGAGAAAGGGTTTCTATAAAATCTGCTGAAGATGTAGCTAAATTAGTCAGACCAAGACTTAAAGATAAGAAAAAGGAATATTTCTTAATCTTATCTTTAGATACAAGGAACAATCTAACCAAAATTAGCGAAATATCCATTGGTAGCCTGAATGCCAATTTAGTTCATCCAAGAGAGGTTTTCAAAGAGGCAATCCAATCCGTTGCCAATTCGGTAATTTTGGTTCACAATCACCCCTCGGGAAATCCAGAACCATCAGAGGATGATTTACTAATTACTAAACGGCTCATTGAAGCAGGCAAAATATTAGGCATAGAAATAACCGACCACATCATCATCGCTAAAACAGGATTCTATAGCTTTAAGGAGAAAAGGCTGATTTAA
- a CDS encoding class I SAM-dependent DNA methyltransferase: MARNHITELEKRLWDVADELRANSDLKSSEYSPPVLGLIFLKYADYRFTKQERMLSEKSSSRRKIGKTDYQAAGVMYLPDEARFSYLLNLPEGADIGRAINSAMKAIERENEIELKGALPKTYNRFKNNLLVELLKLMSSIPEDIEGDAFGKIYEYFLGKFAMSEGSKGGEFFTPTSVVKLIVSVIQPFHGKILDPACGSGGMFVQSAEFVEEHKKRAIDEISIYGQEKTRETVNLCKMNLAIHGLSGDVLQGNSYYEDLHDMVAKFDFVMANPPFNVNRIDKERIKNDRRRFPFGMPSVDNGNYLWIQLFYSALNEKGRAGFVMANSASDARASELELRKKLIEDRSVDIMIAVGSNFFYTVTLPCTLWFLDKGKHNTDRKDKVLFIDARKIYQQIDRAHREFLPEQIEFIANIVRLYRGEDIEITHGSEKLTKETFPKGRYQDVAGLCKVATLKEIEEQGFSLNPGRYVGVVEKEVEGFDFQERLEELNEELEVLNTEAKELQEQISENVAKILEKV, encoded by the coding sequence ATGGCAAGAAATCATATTACAGAACTTGAAAAACGGTTGTGGGATGTAGCGGATGAATTACGGGCTAATTCCGATTTAAAATCATCTGAATACTCTCCACCGGTTTTAGGACTCATCTTTTTGAAATATGCAGATTATCGGTTTACCAAACAAGAGAGGATGCTTTCTGAAAAATCAAGTAGTCGTCGTAAGATTGGTAAAACAGATTATCAGGCGGCTGGTGTTATGTATCTACCTGATGAAGCACGATTCTCTTACCTGCTAAATCTTCCTGAAGGTGCTGATATTGGCAGAGCAATAAATTCTGCAATGAAGGCGATTGAACGAGAGAACGAAATAGAACTCAAGGGTGCCCTTCCAAAGACATACAACAGGTTCAAAAACAATCTGTTGGTAGAACTACTTAAACTTATGTCATCAATTCCCGAAGATATAGAAGGAGATGCCTTTGGTAAGATTTATGAGTATTTTTTAGGCAAATTTGCAATGAGTGAAGGTTCAAAAGGAGGCGAATTTTTTACTCCTACTTCTGTGGTTAAGTTAATTGTCTCTGTGATTCAGCCGTTTCATGGGAAGATACTTGACCCGGCCTGTGGTTCGGGTGGTATGTTTGTCCAGAGTGCTGAGTTCGTTGAAGAACACAAAAAGCGGGCAATTGATGAAATCAGCATTTATGGACAGGAGAAGACCAGAGAAACAGTCAATCTCTGCAAGATGAATCTCGCTATCCATGGCCTTTCTGGTGATGTTTTACAGGGTAATTCCTACTATGAAGATCTTCACGATATGGTCGCCAAGTTTGATTTTGTGATGGCTAATCCACCGTTTAATGTCAACCGGATTGATAAAGAGCGTATTAAAAATGATAGAAGACGCTTTCCGTTTGGTATGCCTTCAGTGGACAACGGTAATTATCTCTGGATTCAGCTTTTTTACAGTGCCTTAAATGAAAAAGGACGGGCAGGGTTTGTTATGGCCAATTCAGCAAGCGATGCCAGAGCAAGTGAGCTGGAACTGCGAAAAAAACTAATTGAAGACAGGTCTGTTGATATAATGATTGCTGTTGGTTCTAACTTCTTTTATACGGTGACCCTGCCTTGCACATTATGGTTTTTAGATAAAGGTAAACACAATACAGATCGTAAGGATAAGGTGCTTTTTATTGATGCAAGAAAAATCTATCAGCAGATAGACCGAGCACATCGTGAATTTTTACCAGAGCAGATAGAGTTTATTGCTAATATCGTTCGCTTATATCGGGGAGAGGATATTGAAATAACACATGGCAGTGAGAAACTGACAAAAGAAACATTCCCAAAGGGCAGGTATCAGGATGTTGCTGGTTTGTGTAAAGTTGCGACATTGAAAGAGATTGAAGAACAAGGCTTTAGTTTAAATCCCGGACGATATGTGGGCGTAGTTGAAAAGGAAGTAGAGGGTTTTGATTTCCAAGAACGGCTTGAAGAACTGAATGAAGAGCTGGAAGTTTTAAATACAGAAGCAAAAGAGTTACAAGAACAAATATCAGAAAATGTGGCAAAGATTCTGGAGAAGGTGTAA
- a CDS encoding SIR2 family protein, with amino-acid sequence MEDKANLSVVSSSLTPAYWDNKFQLGSRELLIEIMGPKPTEEESKTLNEKGIRDKWNEFLLQGQIYISKLLKAENLSFLFGAGPSIPLGAVTIRNIPLKLEYQINRAFSTDSDDIKLFYEILEHLKGSKPFRQKNVQERIETIKQLTDKGNTENIKEQEIKITLEDLLSFLYCLRSAICTPFKKQNNFLPTNIVSLNNGEKEIKVRLQVLDNLITAIKREYFSLLSKVPDPSIKNPLTAHKQFLKKILTRPLNLRRPKIFTTNNDLLIEQAMDELGIMYLDGFVGTIRRAFRPECYNYDFYFPSTSTEGKVHRIDQVIHFYKIHGSINWVTSFDSPENIYGIETKDIKTIEKEEKYREVMIYPTPLKHEFTLDFPYSDLFRRFADAITQPQSVLVIIGYSFADEHVNRIIYQALTIPSFTLLIVDPLADKNEEIKRLITLEDSRIHVISGWDIGAFENFTKKLLPDIKELDVYEKSAKSARRMLRVKEDENFSSEEEE; translated from the coding sequence ATGGAGGATAAAGCAAACCTGAGTGTTGTTTCATCATCCCTAACTCCTGCGTATTGGGATAACAAATTCCAATTAGGGTCGAGAGAACTTTTAATAGAAATTATGGGACCAAAACCTACTGAGGAAGAATCGAAAACTCTTAATGAAAAAGGCATCAGAGATAAATGGAATGAATTTCTTTTACAAGGGCAAATTTACATATCTAAACTTCTAAAAGCAGAAAATCTATCGTTTTTATTTGGTGCCGGTCCTTCGATTCCTCTTGGGGCTGTAACCATCAGAAATATTCCCCTTAAGTTGGAATATCAGATTAATCGGGCATTTTCTACCGATTCTGACGATATTAAATTGTTTTATGAGATTTTAGAACACCTAAAGGGCTCAAAACCCTTCAGGCAAAAAAATGTCCAAGAAAGGATAGAAACTATTAAGCAACTAACTGATAAAGGAAATACCGAAAATATAAAGGAACAAGAGATTAAAATTACCCTTGAGGATTTATTATCTTTTTTGTATTGCTTAAGAAGTGCTATCTGTACTCCATTTAAAAAACAGAATAATTTCCTTCCCACAAATATAGTATCTCTAAATAATGGCGAAAAAGAAATTAAAGTAAGATTACAAGTGCTGGATAATTTGATAACAGCAATCAAGAGAGAATATTTTTCTCTACTCTCAAAAGTTCCTGACCCTTCAATTAAAAATCCTTTGACTGCACACAAGCAGTTCCTTAAGAAGATCTTAACAAGACCATTAAATCTGAGAAGACCTAAAATATTTACAACCAATAATGACCTATTAATCGAGCAGGCAATGGATGAATTAGGCATTATGTATCTAGATGGTTTTGTTGGAACAATACGACGAGCATTCCGTCCCGAATGTTATAATTATGACTTTTACTTCCCTTCAACCTCAACAGAGGGTAAAGTTCATCGCATCGACCAAGTAATTCATTTCTACAAAATTCATGGTTCCATTAATTGGGTAACATCTTTTGATTCACCAGAAAATATATATGGTATTGAAACAAAAGACATAAAAACAATAGAGAAAGAAGAAAAATATCGTGAAGTCATGATTTATCCAACACCTCTAAAACATGAATTTACTTTGGATTTTCCATATTCTGACCTTTTTAGACGTTTTGCAGACGCTATAACCCAACCACAATCTGTTCTCGTAATAATAGGATATAGTTTTGCAGACGAACATGTTAATAGAATAATTTATCAAGCCTTAACAATTCCTTCCTTTACTTTATTGATAGTGGATCCTCTCGCGGATAAGAATGAAGAAATTAAAAGATTAATTACACTTGAAGATAGCCGTATCCATGTCATATCAGGCTGGGATATAGGTGCATTTGAAAATTTTACCAAAAAGCTCTTACCCGATATAAAAGAATTGGATGTCTATGAAAAATCGGCAAAGAGTGCCCGGCGCATGTTGAGAGTAAAGGAAGACGAAAATTTTTCTTCTGAGGAGGAAGAATAA
- a CDS encoding DUF87 domain-containing protein, translating into MSNDRTIGRIVLVDSYKAIVEIDKDLKSLTKTAFTGTYDFARINSYVIIPVGSSKIVGMISRVQLTEEAEGPTSKTTIVLPEAKRIMTVTMIGTIGERPEGKQEFYQGVISFPALDNPVWFIEKEELDILFDKSPSGEDSKYRIPIGTSIVFPEYQVRIDPDAFFGKHAAVIGSTGSGKSCTIASILQSIFEMKNVKNAHFVILDTNGEYGEVFKGRKQPYDFLHIKDLKIPYWFMNFDDFRTLFKASEGTQAPVLRDAIVDAKNESLQIKTYNLEARIIENALRSVSAQVERTGNQQMHNRRNAAKTISKLIDRVRDWEANCSDPQIKEVFKKIIEKLSNMQSAGGIDTSQDQDSIDWNTYKKDMKPDEVENIFRISEDIEENLLNELTMSSVTRGYDISVDTPTFFDKTYFRKTSINNAMEVQPGKEDRRLAEYCATLLLRIDSYFNDKRYDFLFHEYKKHPHSLALFLRYIFGRLQETPKDTTFSKDAKADLPYLNEFEGNNKGNYQIIIIDLHLLATEILENITALLGRIILDFLQRIRGSAEIKDENTGKTIRLEETRGEFPVVLILEEAQNYIKEARSQEQESPSKLVFERIAREGRKYGLSLVIASQRLSDLSKTALSQCNSFIVHRLQNPEDLRYFREIVPEIHSILLEQLPSLASQTALILGECVRAPMHVKIRTAFPKPQSKNPELWKHWTSEPVYEPDFEKICDDWEKGVKNAE; encoded by the coding sequence ATGAGTAATGATAGAACCATCGGAAGGATTGTCTTAGTAGATAGTTACAAAGCCATCGTTGAAATAGATAAGGATCTTAAAAGTCTCACTAAGACCGCTTTTACAGGAACCTACGATTTTGCAAGGATAAATTCTTATGTGATTATTCCTGTCGGAAGCTCAAAAATAGTAGGGATGATAAGCAGAGTTCAATTAACCGAGGAAGCAGAAGGACCTACAAGTAAAACAACGATAGTTCTTCCTGAAGCAAAACGTATTATGACTGTAACTATGATAGGAACGATTGGAGAAAGACCAGAGGGAAAACAAGAATTCTACCAAGGTGTCATTTCCTTCCCAGCATTGGATAACCCTGTATGGTTCATAGAAAAAGAGGAATTAGATATACTTTTTGACAAATCGCCTTCAGGTGAAGATAGTAAGTACAGAATTCCTATTGGAACTTCCATTGTTTTTCCAGAATACCAAGTTAGAATTGACCCAGACGCATTTTTTGGTAAACACGCTGCGGTAATTGGTAGCACAGGTTCGGGTAAATCCTGCACAATTGCCTCAATTCTTCAATCAATATTTGAAATGAAAAATGTCAAAAACGCTCATTTTGTAATTTTGGATACTAATGGCGAGTACGGAGAAGTTTTTAAGGGGCGTAAACAACCGTATGATTTTCTTCATATTAAGGATTTAAAAATTCCATACTGGTTTATGAATTTCGATGATTTTCGTACCTTGTTTAAAGCAAGCGAAGGCACACAAGCCCCTGTATTGCGAGATGCTATTGTTGACGCAAAAAATGAATCTTTACAGATTAAGACATATAATTTGGAAGCACGAATTATAGAAAATGCTCTACGAAGTGTATCAGCACAAGTCGAACGTACTGGAAATCAACAGATGCATAATAGGCGTAATGCTGCAAAAACAATTTCTAAACTTATTGATCGGGTTAGAGACTGGGAAGCCAATTGCAGTGATCCCCAAATAAAGGAAGTGTTTAAAAAAATAATTGAAAAACTTTCTAACATGCAAAGTGCAGGTGGAATAGATACAAGTCAAGATCAAGATAGTATCGATTGGAATACCTATAAAAAAGATATGAAACCAGACGAAGTTGAAAATATTTTTAGGATTTCCGAAGATATTGAAGAGAATTTACTTAATGAACTTACAATGAGTAGTGTAACACGAGGGTATGATATTAGCGTGGATACTCCCACATTTTTCGACAAAACCTATTTTAGAAAAACAAGTATTAATAATGCTATGGAGGTACAACCCGGCAAAGAGGATAGAAGACTTGCAGAATACTGTGCGACTCTACTACTAAGAATTGACAGTTATTTTAATGATAAAAGATACGACTTCTTATTCCATGAATATAAAAAACATCCTCATTCATTAGCTTTATTTTTAAGGTATATTTTTGGAAGATTACAAGAAACACCGAAAGATACTACTTTTTCCAAAGATGCAAAGGCAGATTTGCCTTATCTAAATGAGTTTGAGGGAAACAACAAAGGGAACTACCAAATTATTATAATTGACCTACATCTTTTGGCAACTGAAATTCTAGAAAATATTACTGCTCTTTTAGGACGTATTATATTAGATTTTCTCCAGAGAATTCGTGGCTCTGCAGAAATTAAAGATGAAAATACTGGTAAAACTATTCGACTTGAAGAGACACGAGGAGAATTCCCTGTAGTCCTTATATTAGAAGAAGCTCAAAATTACATCAAAGAGGCAAGGAGTCAAGAGCAAGAATCTCCCTCAAAATTGGTGTTCGAAAGAATTGCGAGAGAAGGACGGAAATATGGATTAAGCCTTGTTATCGCTTCTCAAAGATTGAGTGACTTGTCTAAAACTGCGCTCTCTCAATGCAATTCATTTATTGTGCATAGATTACAAAATCCTGAAGATTTACGATATTTCAGGGAAATTGTTCCAGAGATACATTCAATACTCTTAGAGCAACTACCTTCACTTGCCTCACAAACAGCGCTTATCTTGGGAGAATGTGTTAGGGCTCCTATGCACGTAAAAATCCGAACAGCGTTTCCTAAACCACAAAGTAAAAATCCAGAACTATGGAAACATTGGACATCAGAACCAGTATATGAACCCGACTTTGAAAAAATCTGTGATGACTGGGAAAAAGGAGTTAAAAATGCTGAATAG